In Caldilineales bacterium, a single genomic region encodes these proteins:
- a CDS encoding GNAT family N-acetyltransferase, with protein sequence MPPLSIRPLTAAERPAFYRLALITFASAEDLEQRLARWRQAIEGHPDFDPIQVRGAFRGGQFVGGYICYEHTLAIGPARLLTGCLGAVVTHPDHRRQGVASALLADAICLAQERRHALLLLDGIPDFYHRFGFVGVMPAIEHALQLADILALPPSPHQVRPAAETDAPDLLRLYHQEFDPFPGVFARTPAIAHCYLAVRLPANPPLLAVDENGHTQGYLLPPWVRTNPSSYEAVAPTWDAASALLQHQAQLLAANDPPPPALTWAVPPGSATFYTLADHLHLESSARHLPSGDWMARIGHLPTFLAAILPHWHERWQQSNRRWQEPLVIDLGEASFGLDFDGPDLRLAEPAPANAPPIRLTPQALLQLMFGFRPAWWLARQPANDIPAHLIDTLQTLAPTQPGYIPGSDRF encoded by the coding sequence ATGCCTCCACTTTCCATCCGCCCTCTCACCGCAGCCGAACGCCCGGCCTTCTACCGCCTGGCCCTCATCACCTTTGCCAGCGCCGAAGACCTCGAACAGCGCCTCGCCCGTTGGCGCCAGGCCATCGAAGGGCACCCCGACTTCGACCCCATCCAGGTGCGGGGCGCCTTCCGCGGCGGGCAATTCGTGGGCGGCTACATCTGCTACGAACACACCCTGGCCATCGGCCCCGCCCGCCTGCTCACCGGCTGCCTCGGCGCCGTCGTCACCCACCCCGACCACCGGCGCCAGGGCGTGGCCAGCGCCCTCCTCGCCGACGCCATCTGCCTGGCCCAGGAGCGCCGCCACGCCCTCCTCCTGCTCGACGGCATCCCCGACTTCTACCACCGCTTCGGCTTCGTTGGCGTCATGCCCGCCATCGAGCACGCCCTCCAACTGGCCGACATCCTGGCCCTGCCCCCCAGCCCCCATCAGGTTCGCCCCGCCGCCGAGACCGACGCCCCCGACCTGCTGCGCCTCTACCACCAGGAATTCGACCCCTTCCCCGGCGTCTTCGCCCGCACCCCTGCCATCGCCCACTGCTATCTGGCCGTCCGTCTGCCCGCCAACCCGCCCCTGCTGGCCGTCGACGAAAACGGCCACACCCAGGGCTACCTGCTCCCGCCCTGGGTGCGCACCAACCCAAGCAGCTACGAAGCCGTCGCCCCCACCTGGGATGCCGCCTCGGCCTTGCTCCAACACCAGGCGCAACTGCTGGCGGCCAACGACCCACCGCCCCCGGCCCTCACCTGGGCAGTCCCGCCTGGCTCGGCCACCTTCTACACCCTGGCCGACCATCTCCACCTCGAAAGCTCGGCCCGCCACCTCCCCAGCGGCGATTGGATGGCCCGCATCGGCCACCTGCCCACCTTCCTTGCCGCCATCCTCCCCCACTGGCACGAACGCTGGCAACAAAGCAATCGTCGGTGGCAGGAACCGCTCGTGATCGACCTGGGCGAGGCCAGCTTTGGCCTCGACTTCGACGGCCCCGACCTGCGCCTGGCCGAACCCGCGCCAGCCAACGCCCCCCCCATCCGCCTGACCCCGCAAGCATTGCTGCAATTGATGTTCGGCTTCCGCCCGGCCTGGTGGCTCGCCCGCCAGCCCGCCAACGACATCCCCGCCCACCTCATCGACACCCTCCAGACCCTGGCCCCCACCCAGCCCGGCTACATCCCCGGCTCCGACCGCTTCTGA
- a CDS encoding ubiquinone/menaquinone biosynthesis methyltransferase: protein MLPPPDQKAAYVRQMFAETARRYDRMNRLMTFGRDQAWRRLVIAACNLPQGGRLLDVGAGTADISLEAMRLRPDVHVVATDFTHEMMRIGQVKDQGGRLPFVEADALHLPFATGAFDAACSGFLMRNVTDVAATFAEQRRVVREGGRVVCLEITRPSTPVWRDLFRLYFFHFVPRFTALFSSNKGAYSYLPASTLAFPRPLQLKAVMETAGLRHIHYRVLMLGTVALHVGEV, encoded by the coding sequence ATGCTCCCCCCACCCGACCAAAAAGCCGCCTACGTGCGGCAGATGTTCGCCGAGACGGCGCGGCGCTACGACCGCATGAACCGGCTGATGACCTTTGGCCGCGACCAGGCCTGGCGCCGGCTGGTGATCGCGGCCTGCAACCTGCCGCAGGGGGGACGACTCCTGGATGTCGGCGCCGGCACCGCCGACATCTCACTCGAAGCCATGCGTCTGCGGCCCGATGTCCATGTCGTCGCCACTGACTTCACCCACGAAATGATGCGCATCGGTCAGGTCAAAGACCAGGGCGGTCGCCTGCCTTTTGTCGAGGCCGACGCCCTGCACTTGCCCTTTGCCACCGGCGCCTTCGACGCCGCCTGCTCCGGCTTCCTCATGCGCAATGTCACCGACGTAGCCGCCACCTTTGCCGAACAGCGCCGCGTCGTCCGGGAGGGCGGTCGCGTCGTCTGCCTGGAAATCACCCGGCCCAGCACACCCGTCTGGCGCGACCTCTTCCGCCTCTACTTCTTCCACTTCGTCCCCCGCTTCACCGCCCTCTTCAGCAGCAACAAGGGCGCCTACTCCTACCTTCCCGCCTCCACCCTGGCCTTCCCCCGCCCACTCCAGCTCAAGGCCGTGATGGAAACCGCGGGACTTCGCCACATCCATTACCGCGTCCTCATGCTGGGGACGGTGGCCTTACACGTGGGCGAGGTGTAA
- a CDS encoding PQQ-dependent sugar dehydrogenase: protein MTALLSPLLPLLLALLPLLTLPSPLPLNPPPSSPSATRIEAALPAAVQLDVFAANLGFVTAFVFAADGRLYFADSNRKAIGVLDHDGNLVERIRIPGLSGRDSQVLGLALDPNFSQNGRLYVHYLESDGWVNRVVRFRHQDGQTGNPLLLLDLPLPRDPANPDQPCTDHNGGHIAIGPDGSLYVPMGDNCRQDLAQDLTVPQGKVLRLDRATGAGLPGNPFFGQDSPNDDRIWAWGVRNPYGSAIDPVTGDLWLTDNGPGCGDEVNRIEAGGNYGWPLSSPSYTECVDLGPGYRPPAWWWDITIAPTGFTFYDSLAVPGWQNSLLTCDWNTNSLRILRLDAARTTVVSESIIDLTPVGCQLDIETGPDGYIYFNDMTSIYRLSAHNICLPLVAGR, encoded by the coding sequence ATGACCGCCCTCCTATCTCCCCTCCTCCCCCTCCTCCTCGCCCTGCTCCCCCTCCTCACCCTCCCCTCCCCTCTCCCCCTCAATCCGCCCCCCTCCTCGCCGTCCGCGACCCGGATCGAAGCGGCGTTGCCAGCCGCTGTTCAGCTCGACGTCTTCGCCGCCAACCTGGGCTTTGTCACCGCCTTCGTTTTTGCCGCCGACGGCCGCCTCTACTTCGCCGATTCCAACCGCAAAGCCATCGGCGTCCTCGACCACGACGGCAACCTGGTCGAGCGCATTCGCATCCCCGGTCTCAGCGGTCGCGATTCCCAGGTCCTCGGCCTGGCCCTCGACCCCAACTTCAGCCAGAACGGGCGCCTCTACGTCCACTACCTGGAATCAGATGGCTGGGTCAACCGGGTCGTGCGTTTCCGCCATCAGGATGGCCAGACCGGCAACCCCCTCCTCCTCCTCGACCTGCCCCTCCCCCGCGACCCCGCCAACCCCGACCAGCCCTGCACCGACCACAACGGCGGTCATATCGCCATCGGCCCCGACGGCAGCCTGTATGTGCCCATGGGCGACAACTGCCGTCAGGACCTGGCCCAGGACCTCACCGTTCCCCAGGGCAAGGTCCTGCGCCTCGACCGCGCCACCGGCGCCGGGCTGCCTGGCAACCCCTTCTTCGGCCAGGACAGCCCCAACGACGACCGCATCTGGGCCTGGGGCGTGCGCAACCCCTACGGCTCGGCCATCGACCCGGTCACGGGCGACCTCTGGCTGACCGACAACGGCCCCGGCTGCGGCGACGAAGTCAATCGGATCGAGGCAGGCGGCAACTATGGCTGGCCGCTCAGCAGCCCCAGCTACACCGAATGCGTAGACCTCGGCCCCGGCTACCGGCCGCCCGCCTGGTGGTGGGATATCACCATCGCCCCCACCGGCTTCACCTTCTACGACAGCCTGGCCGTCCCCGGCTGGCAAAACAGCCTCCTGACCTGCGACTGGAACACCAATAGCCTGCGCATCCTCCGCCTGGACGCCGCCCGCACCACCGTCGTCAGCGAATCGATCATCGACCTGACCCCGGTCGGCTGCCAGCTCGACATCGAAACCGGGCCTGACGGCTACATCTACTTCAACGACATGACCTCCATCTACCGCCTCAGCGCCCACAACATCTGCCTGCCCCTCGTCGCCGGGCGCTGA
- a CDS encoding glycoside hydrolase family 99-like domain-containing protein — MTRRYQRRTRSCATVLVAALLLIVLLVEIGISRRARPTPPPATPTPSPTLFAGRMAVAALPTNTPYLALTPLPSFTPTPSTTPTPTATPTRTPTPIPTFVAKINTALANLRGGPGIVYPTVAILGEGEEVTLKGQSEAGDWLVIESANGSLGWIAASLLSETPGQERLAVLTPPPTPTAPPATDTPTPAPPTPTRPPLALAAAAPGSARVPRLVLANYFVWYDAGGWGDCNISAGDRPLTPYSSDDPEAIARQVQMAIGAGIDGFTSQWIAPGERTDRNFATLLSRSQGTGFQSTVVFQRHYWAGTNPTQANTAEAIRYILDQYGGHPNFLKINGRPVIFFTDVGRAPRGGGSAQDAWAAIRAQADPGRNAWWIAEGLDPSFLSVFDGLWLYNVTHASSPNDYVKAPRWAQNVRAWEQRTGQPKLWVATLMPGSDDSRARCKQDVRAPAPARVRDREGGNFYRATYNAAVGSNPDLLWINSFNEWVEGTYIEPSQFYGDAYLNLTRELAAQFKGQ, encoded by the coding sequence ATGACCCGCCGCTACCAAAGGCGCACCCGCTCCTGCGCCACCGTCCTCGTGGCTGCTCTCCTCCTCATCGTCCTCCTGGTCGAGATCGGGATCAGCCGTCGCGCCCGGCCAACCCCGCCACCAGCCACGCCCACCCCCAGCCCCACCCTCTTTGCCGGCCGGATGGCCGTGGCCGCCCTGCCCACCAACACCCCCTACCTGGCCCTGACGCCGCTGCCCAGCTTCACGCCCACCCCCTCCACCACACCCACCCCCACCGCCACCCCCACCCGCACCCCCACGCCCATCCCCACCTTCGTGGCCAAGATCAACACCGCCCTGGCCAACCTGCGCGGCGGGCCGGGCATCGTCTATCCCACAGTCGCCATCCTGGGCGAAGGCGAAGAAGTCACCCTCAAGGGCCAGTCGGAGGCCGGGGATTGGCTGGTGATCGAATCGGCCAACGGCAGCCTGGGTTGGATCGCCGCCAGCCTCCTTTCCGAAACGCCAGGGCAAGAGCGGCTGGCCGTCCTCACCCCGCCGCCAACGCCCACCGCACCCCCCGCCACCGACACCCCCACCCCCGCCCCACCCACCCCCACGCGCCCGCCCCTCGCCCTGGCCGCCGCCGCACCCGGCTCCGCCCGCGTCCCGCGCCTGGTGCTGGCCAACTACTTCGTCTGGTACGACGCCGGCGGCTGGGGCGACTGCAACATCAGCGCCGGCGACCGGCCACTGACCCCCTACAGTTCCGACGACCCCGAAGCCATCGCCCGCCAGGTGCAAATGGCCATCGGCGCCGGCATCGACGGCTTCACCAGCCAGTGGATCGCACCCGGCGAACGTACCGACCGCAACTTCGCCACCCTCCTCAGCCGGTCGCAGGGCACGGGCTTCCAATCGACGGTCGTCTTCCAGCGCCACTACTGGGCGGGAACCAACCCCACCCAGGCCAACACCGCCGAAGCCATCCGCTACATCCTTGACCAGTACGGCGGCCACCCCAACTTCCTCAAGATCAACGGCCGCCCGGTCATCTTCTTCACCGATGTCGGGCGGGCGCCTCGGGGCGGCGGCAGCGCTCAGGATGCCTGGGCCGCCATCCGCGCTCAGGCCGACCCCGGCCGCAATGCCTGGTGGATCGCCGAGGGTCTCGACCCTAGTTTTCTCTCGGTCTTCGATGGCTTGTGGCTATACAACGTCACCCATGCCTCCTCGCCCAACGATTACGTCAAAGCCCCGCGCTGGGCGCAGAACGTGCGGGCGTGGGAACAGCGCACCGGCCAGCCCAAGCTGTGGGTGGCCACCCTCATGCCCGGCTCGGACGACAGCCGCGCCCGCTGCAAGCAGGATGTGCGCGCGCCCGCCCCGGCGCGAGTGCGCGACCGCGAGGGCGGCAACTTCTATCGCGCCACCTATAACGCCGCCGTTGGCAGCAACCCCGACTTGCTCTGGATCAACAGCTTCAACGAGTGGGTCGAGGGCACCTACATCGAACCCAGCCAATTCTATGGCGACGCCTACCTCAACCTGACGCGCGAGTTGGCCGCCCAATTCAAAGGGCAATGA